A stretch of the Archangium violaceum genome encodes the following:
- a CDS encoding M4 family metallopeptidase, with amino-acid sequence MVRTRFLAAALLALPLAACEADNSQLPDGAQKFDEAADSLGDVQAALAALPSARVVGSHDDGLPFMIEGRLSGAQSLAAGSSLSNIAAVFRLQSSDLVTKSIRTDEQGNTHIRYSQTKNGLPVLGGELIVHQDIEGVIFAANGSARDGELAPAKARIDSSAAGIAALNATTGRHLEIEGAPRLAYVRSSKDNKLKLIYEVVVTGEGLDLPIRDHVYVSAQDGSIEGVATDIHSALNRAVYSANNGTSLPGTLKRSEGGATTGDSHVDENYGHLGTTYNCYKTNFNRDSYNNAGAQLKSTVHYSTNYTNAFWNGSQMVYGDSNGTDSAPLGKSLDVTVHELTHAVTSSESNLTYSKESGALNEGMSDIFSAYCEAWTKGWTVDAAVWKIGDDVWTPNIAGDALRYMNNPTQDGSSYDYYPERYTGTSDNGGVHWNSGIANLSFYLLSQGGTHPRGKTSTVVTGIGVQKAGAIFYKANVDLFTSSTTFAQAKTYTESAAATLYGSGSAEQAAVTKAWQAVGVGVAVASTPLSNGVAITGISGASGSEKHYYLDVPSGKAVTFTLSGGSGDADMYVKFGSQPTTSSYDCRPYKSGNSETCSFAAKTTSGRYNVMLRGYSSYSSTSLKGQY; translated from the coding sequence CTGCCCGATGGCGCCCAGAAGTTCGACGAGGCCGCCGACTCCCTCGGTGACGTCCAGGCCGCGCTGGCGGCGCTGCCCTCCGCCCGCGTCGTGGGCTCGCACGATGACGGTCTCCCCTTCATGATCGAGGGCCGGCTGAGCGGGGCCCAGAGCCTCGCCGCGGGCTCGTCGCTGTCGAACATCGCCGCGGTGTTCCGCCTGCAGTCCTCGGATCTGGTGACGAAGAGCATCCGCACGGACGAGCAGGGCAACACCCACATCCGCTACAGCCAGACGAAGAACGGGCTGCCGGTGCTCGGTGGCGAGCTCATCGTCCACCAGGACATCGAGGGCGTCATCTTCGCGGCCAACGGTTCGGCGCGTGACGGCGAGCTGGCTCCCGCCAAGGCGCGCATCGACTCGAGCGCCGCGGGGATCGCCGCCCTGAACGCCACCACGGGCCGCCACCTGGAGATCGAGGGCGCGCCGCGCCTGGCGTACGTGCGCTCCAGCAAGGACAACAAGCTGAAGCTGATCTACGAGGTGGTGGTGACGGGCGAGGGCCTGGATCTGCCCATCCGGGATCACGTGTACGTGAGCGCGCAGGATGGCTCCATCGAGGGGGTGGCCACGGACATCCACTCGGCGCTCAACCGCGCGGTGTACTCGGCCAACAACGGCACCAGCCTGCCGGGTACCCTCAAGCGCTCCGAGGGGGGCGCGACCACGGGTGACTCCCACGTCGACGAGAACTACGGTCACCTGGGCACCACCTACAACTGCTACAAGACCAACTTCAACCGCGACTCGTACAACAACGCGGGCGCGCAGCTGAAGAGCACGGTGCACTACAGCACCAACTACACCAACGCCTTCTGGAACGGCAGCCAGATGGTGTACGGCGACAGCAACGGCACGGACTCCGCGCCGCTGGGCAAGTCGCTGGACGTGACGGTGCACGAGCTGACCCACGCGGTGACCAGCTCCGAGTCCAACCTCACCTACTCCAAAGAGTCCGGCGCGCTCAACGAGGGCATGAGCGACATCTTCAGCGCGTACTGCGAGGCATGGACGAAGGGCTGGACGGTGGACGCGGCGGTCTGGAAGATCGGCGACGACGTGTGGACGCCGAACATCGCGGGTGACGCGCTCCGCTACATGAACAACCCGACGCAGGACGGCTCGTCCTACGACTACTACCCCGAGCGCTACACGGGCACCTCCGACAACGGCGGCGTGCACTGGAACTCGGGTATCGCCAACCTGTCCTTCTACCTGCTGAGCCAGGGCGGTACGCACCCGCGCGGCAAGACGAGCACCGTCGTGACGGGCATCGGCGTCCAGAAGGCCGGCGCCATCTTCTACAAGGCGAACGTGGACCTCTTCACGTCGTCCACCACCTTCGCCCAGGCGAAGACGTACACGGAGTCGGCCGCCGCGACGCTCTACGGCTCCGGCTCGGCCGAGCAGGCCGCGGTGACCAAGGCCTGGCAGGCGGTGGGCGTGGGCGTGGCGGTCGCGTCCACCCCGCTGAGCAACGGCGTGGCGATCACCGGCATCTCGGGCGCCTCGGGCTCGGAGAAGCACTACTACCTGGACGTCCCGTCCGGTAAGGCGGTGACCTTCACGCTGAGCGGTGGCTCGGGTGACGCGGACATGTACGTGAAGTTCGGCTCGCAGCCGACCACGTCCTCGTACGACTGCCGCCCGTACAAGAGCGGCAACAGCGAGACGTGCTCCTTCGCCGCGAAGACCACCTCTGGCCGCTACAACGTGATGCTGCGCGGCTACAGCTCCTACTCCAGCACCTCGCTCAAGGGCCAGTACTAG
- a CDS encoding HAD-IIB family hydrolase: MASPRPLRDADLSRVEGVFTDVDGTLTTSHRMLSTTVRALERLADAGLKLVLVTGRPAGWAEAWARTLPVEGVVAENGGLFFLRGPAGRLRKVYAEFPRVRESNRRRLEAEVAAVLRQVPGARLSVDSAYTEVDLAVDYNEEARLGEQGAERIEALLRARGVTAVRSSVHINCWLGRFDKRSAVRRFLKLAWGLRLEPGDGRFVYAGDSFNDAPMFGEFALSVGVANVRRVLERIDTPPAFITRAEEGRGFEELARAILAQRARRAPRRGVGS; this comes from the coding sequence ATGGCTTCCCCCCGACCCTTGCGCGACGCGGACCTCTCCCGGGTGGAAGGGGTCTTCACCGATGTCGACGGCACCCTGACCACCTCGCACCGGATGCTCTCCACCACCGTGCGGGCGCTCGAGCGCCTGGCGGACGCTGGCCTCAAGCTGGTGCTGGTGACCGGACGCCCGGCGGGCTGGGCCGAGGCCTGGGCTCGCACGTTGCCGGTGGAGGGCGTCGTCGCGGAGAACGGGGGTTTGTTCTTCCTGCGGGGGCCCGCGGGTAGGTTGCGCAAGGTGTACGCCGAGTTTCCGCGCGTCCGGGAGTCGAACCGGCGGCGGCTGGAGGCGGAGGTGGCGGCCGTGCTGCGACAGGTACCGGGCGCGCGCCTGTCCGTGGACAGCGCCTACACCGAGGTGGACCTGGCGGTGGACTACAACGAGGAGGCGCGGCTGGGCGAGCAGGGGGCCGAGCGGATCGAGGCGCTGCTGCGGGCGCGTGGGGTGACGGCGGTGCGCTCGTCGGTGCACATCAACTGCTGGCTGGGCCGCTTCGACAAGCGCTCCGCGGTGCGCCGCTTCCTGAAGCTCGCCTGGGGGCTGCGGCTGGAGCCGGGGGATGGGCGCTTCGTGTATGCCGGGGATAGTTTCAACGATGCCCCGATGTTTGGAGAGTTCGCCCTGAGTGTCGGGGTGGCCAACGTGCGGCGGGTGCTGGAGCGCATCGACACGCCGCCGGCCTTCATCACCCGGGCGGAGGAGGGGCGGGGCTTCGAGGAGCTGGCCCGCGCCATTCTCGCCCAACGGGCCCGCCGGGCCCCTCGTCGAGGAGTGGGATCGTGA
- a CDS encoding class I SAM-dependent rRNA methyltransferase produces MNVVKLELAPGLGRHLRAGHPWVFRKALDKVPKIPPGSVVDLAENGKFVARGYFDPYSAIAVRVLTRNPRQNIDAAFFAQRVKQALAERRSLIDLTDTDSFRLIHGEGDGLPGVVLDLYGRYAVLKLYSAGLTPYRGLIVEALKAAVPELKGLIGRDEVGRDDAEDDEGRGSGRMLWGEKAPEVLEILERGAKFGVDAWRGQKTGFFLDQRENRFLIRRLAKGRDVLNCFCFSGGFSVNAALGGAKSVFSVDLDPDAVALARENFTRNGLPAEKYDFLAADVFKLLASFREEGRTFDLIILDPPAFAKSQKAVQAAIDGYASLNRQALGLLRPGGLLATASCSARVGPEAFLGAVKEAAFKAGVDLAMVEERYQPPDHPIRLQFPEGRYLKFYVMASV; encoded by the coding sequence GTGAACGTCGTCAAGCTGGAGCTGGCCCCGGGACTGGGCCGTCACCTGCGCGCGGGGCACCCGTGGGTCTTCCGCAAGGCGCTGGACAAGGTGCCGAAGATTCCCCCCGGCAGCGTGGTGGACCTGGCCGAGAACGGGAAGTTCGTGGCGCGCGGGTACTTCGATCCGTACTCGGCCATCGCGGTGCGCGTGCTGACGCGCAACCCGCGGCAGAACATCGACGCGGCCTTCTTCGCGCAGCGGGTGAAGCAGGCGCTGGCCGAGCGGCGATCCCTGATCGACCTGACCGACACGGACAGCTTCCGGTTGATCCACGGCGAGGGGGATGGGCTGCCGGGCGTGGTGTTGGATCTCTATGGCCGGTACGCGGTGCTGAAGCTGTACTCGGCGGGGCTCACGCCGTACCGGGGGCTCATCGTCGAGGCGCTGAAGGCGGCGGTGCCGGAGCTCAAGGGGCTCATCGGCCGGGACGAGGTGGGCCGGGACGACGCGGAGGACGACGAGGGCCGGGGCTCGGGGCGGATGCTCTGGGGCGAGAAGGCGCCGGAGGTGCTGGAGATCCTCGAGCGGGGCGCGAAGTTCGGCGTGGATGCGTGGCGCGGGCAGAAGACGGGCTTCTTCCTGGACCAGCGGGAGAACCGCTTCCTCATCCGGCGGCTGGCCAAGGGGAGGGACGTGCTCAACTGCTTCTGCTTCAGCGGCGGGTTCTCGGTGAACGCGGCGCTGGGTGGGGCCAAGAGCGTGTTCTCCGTGGATCTGGATCCGGATGCCGTGGCGCTGGCGCGGGAGAACTTCACGCGCAACGGGCTGCCGGCGGAGAAGTACGACTTCCTGGCCGCGGACGTGTTCAAGCTGCTGGCGTCCTTCCGGGAGGAGGGGAGGACGTTCGATCTGATCATCCTGGACCCGCCCGCGTTCGCGAAGAGCCAGAAGGCGGTGCAGGCGGCGATCGACGGGTATGCGTCGCTGAACCGTCAGGCCTTGGGACTGCTGCGGCCCGGGGGCCTGTTGGCGACGGCCTCGTGCTCGGCGCGCGTGGGTCCGGAGGCGTTCCTGGGCGCGGTGAAGGAGGCGGCCTTCAAGGCGGGGGTGGATCTCGCCATGGTGGAGGAGCGCTACCAGCCGCCGGACCATCCGATCCGGCTCCAGTTCCCCGAGGGCCGCTACCTGAAGTTCTACGTGATGGCATCCGTGTAG
- a CDS encoding DUF4261 domain-containing protein translates to MGFLRRKSVDVDAPKPRRNVGLAMVTLDRARPIPEGALLAFLQDNWKDLPRPKEIRHEDDTLSFELDGAVVTLSLMRSPIPWGDLEGPARAAWHWPEATERLKAHLGHVLVAVLAPGLDRVSTMLLLTRVVAAVAATADASGVYWGEGPVVNAPEDFIEETRRTSRERLPLYLWLAFQLARNPDGSFTLCTSGMKSFELMELELVACRTKPAELVDRAFNFAHYLLDHGPVLKDGDTIGLSAQERFRVRHLPSVVEPSRTVYRIDV, encoded by the coding sequence ATGGGTTTCTTGCGGAGGAAGTCGGTGGACGTGGACGCGCCGAAGCCGCGGCGCAACGTGGGCCTCGCGATGGTCACGCTCGATCGGGCGAGGCCGATTCCCGAAGGCGCCCTGCTGGCCTTCCTGCAGGACAACTGGAAGGACCTGCCGCGCCCGAAGGAAATCCGCCACGAGGATGACACGCTGAGCTTCGAGCTGGACGGCGCCGTCGTCACCCTCTCGCTGATGCGCTCCCCCATTCCGTGGGGTGACCTGGAAGGTCCGGCGCGCGCCGCGTGGCACTGGCCCGAGGCCACGGAGCGGTTGAAGGCCCACCTGGGGCACGTCCTCGTCGCCGTGCTGGCGCCCGGGTTGGACCGCGTCTCGACGATGCTCCTGCTCACCCGGGTGGTGGCCGCGGTGGCCGCCACGGCCGATGCCTCCGGCGTGTACTGGGGCGAGGGCCCGGTGGTGAACGCACCGGAGGACTTCATCGAGGAGACCCGGCGCACCTCGCGCGAACGGCTCCCCCTCTACCTGTGGCTCGCCTTCCAACTCGCGCGCAACCCCGATGGCTCCTTCACGCTGTGCACCTCGGGCATGAAGAGCTTCGAGCTCATGGAGCTGGAGTTGGTGGCGTGCCGGACGAAGCCGGCGGAGCTCGTGGACCGGGCCTTCAACTTCGCCCACTACCTGCTGGACCACGGGCCCGTGCTGAAGGACGGGGACACCATCGGCCTGTCGGCGCAGGAGCGCTTCCGCGTCCGGCACCTGCCCTCCGTCGTGGAGCCATCCCGCACGGTGTACCGGATCGACGTGTGA
- a CDS encoding type III secretion system chaperone, translating to MTRDEAQRLVQAFMKSLGQPSEGLNPQGFGGAVLGDAQLYFEYHSDTQALEASALVYKFRDPPKPGVLEGFRAEEKSGTDTGGGAVDYEPENKSLFLSRTYSTVPQDAAFKEDMRRLTQASLVWGDEVLDRVASRVFKH from the coding sequence ATGACCCGCGACGAAGCGCAACGACTGGTGCAGGCGTTCATGAAGTCCCTCGGGCAGCCGAGCGAAGGCCTCAACCCGCAGGGATTCGGTGGAGCGGTGCTCGGCGATGCGCAGCTCTACTTCGAGTACCACTCGGACACGCAGGCGCTCGAGGCGAGCGCGCTCGTCTACAAGTTCCGCGATCCCCCCAAGCCCGGCGTCCTCGAGGGCTTCCGCGCCGAGGAGAAGTCCGGCACGGACACCGGCGGTGGCGCGGTGGACTACGAACCCGAGAACAAGAGCCTCTTCCTGAGCCGTACCTACTCCACGGTGCCACAGGACGCGGCCTTCAAGGAGGACATGCGGCGCCTCACCCAGGCGAGTCTCGTGTGGGGCGACGAGGTGCTGGACCGCGTCGCCTCGCGCGTGTTCAAGCACTGA
- a CDS encoding HEPN domain-containing protein — MERKAWENLAAARVLLDVEEPCPNAAASRAYYAAYHACWHAMNEVGIPTPEVRSGVYYFLHEPLPYEARRTGVLDDWTSQELFDLRELRIAADYLEEDVTVEDAWEALKAATVIVRHVLGEEPTW; from the coding sequence ATGGAACGGAAGGCGTGGGAGAACCTGGCGGCGGCGCGTGTGCTTCTGGACGTTGAGGAGCCGTGCCCCAATGCGGCGGCTTCACGGGCGTACTACGCGGCCTACCATGCGTGCTGGCATGCGATGAACGAAGTGGGTATCCCTACTCCAGAAGTCAGGTCCGGTGTATATTACTTCCTGCATGAGCCTCTGCCGTACGAGGCACGTAGGACCGGGGTGCTCGATGACTGGACGAGCCAGGAGTTGTTCGACCTGCGCGAGCTACGGATCGCCGCGGACTATCTGGAGGAAGACGTGACGGTCGAGGATGCCTGGGAGGCACTGAAGGCGGCCACGGTCATTGTCCGGCATGTGCTTGGGGAGGAGCCCACATGGTGA
- a CDS encoding alpha/beta hydrolase, producing the protein MVLKGQFLERPTLIPLGSEVMEGMAHRGDERPPLLVLPPRPEDGGGMDHVIGAELAFAASSAGHPTLRFNYRGVGGSQGTRGSGEALVQDAGAALEVALENAHAPAVAVAALHGSARVALALRAHHPEVAGLCLVSPREVEARELAGLGRGLLVVVGELDSTLSRAELAQAVDAAGGTLEVVEGAGANFHHALPQVGKAVRAWLKRLSGK; encoded by the coding sequence ATGGTCCTCAAAGGTCAGTTCCTCGAGCGTCCCACGCTCATCCCCCTGGGGTCCGAGGTGATGGAAGGCATGGCGCATCGGGGTGATGAACGCCCCCCGCTGCTCGTCCTCCCGCCCCGTCCCGAGGACGGGGGCGGCATGGACCATGTCATCGGCGCCGAGCTGGCCTTCGCCGCGTCCTCGGCCGGCCACCCCACCTTGCGCTTCAACTACCGCGGCGTCGGCGGGAGCCAGGGGACTCGGGGCTCGGGCGAGGCGCTGGTCCAGGACGCCGGGGCCGCCCTGGAGGTGGCGCTGGAGAATGCCCATGCCCCCGCCGTGGCGGTGGCCGCGCTCCATGGGAGTGCCCGGGTCGCCCTCGCGCTTCGCGCGCACCATCCCGAGGTGGCGGGCCTGTGTCTGGTGAGTCCCAGGGAGGTGGAGGCCCGGGAGCTGGCCGGGCTCGGACGGGGGCTGCTGGTGGTGGTGGGCGAGCTGGACTCCACCCTGTCCCGGGCGGAGCTGGCCCAGGCCGTGGACGCCGCGGGGGGCACGCTGGAGGTCGTGGAAGGCGCCGGGGCCAATTTCCATCACGCCCTGCCCCAGGTGGGAAAAGCCGTGCGCGCCTGGCTGAAGCGGCTGTCGGGCAAATGA